From Alcaligenes faecalis, the proteins below share one genomic window:
- a CDS encoding AraC family transcriptional regulator, producing MSQGLDESVGVACGLDTACPDTVNPNEDRQATIRTLYLSALVDALSEHGHQVDTLLREYGFYRNQTATPYERVPLHRYVSLLEHAARKFDRPYLGLEMGAQFGLEEMGPFHALFVAAGSLRATLDSFGMFQGHWQTRTSLDVTAQAETTTLSYRIQNRAIWPRSQDAEFTMAGMALMLKQLATPGWKPIEVHFEHSIVGREQTLERFFRAPVIGNQVANQLVMRNSDLDRQFSRASGFQDTRLKSVLECHLLDLMGPEITVTKAVTEQVEEAIARRLGRAPVDCDSIALVLEMSARSLRRRLMEEGASFRSVLQTVRQERAQAMLQSADLPLSVVAEQLGYSDTATFSRAFKEWTRASPRRFSRRQS from the coding sequence ATGAGCCAGGGTCTTGACGAGTCGGTGGGGGTGGCTTGTGGCTTGGACACGGCCTGCCCAGATACCGTTAATCCGAATGAGGATAGGCAGGCCACAATACGAACCTTGTATCTGAGTGCTTTGGTTGACGCTTTGTCAGAGCATGGGCATCAGGTAGATACGCTGTTGCGTGAATACGGCTTTTATCGAAATCAGACGGCAACCCCTTACGAGCGCGTCCCCTTGCATCGCTACGTGTCCTTGCTCGAGCATGCCGCCAGGAAGTTTGATCGGCCTTATCTGGGATTGGAGATGGGGGCGCAGTTTGGCCTGGAAGAAATGGGGCCATTTCATGCCTTGTTTGTGGCAGCGGGGAGTTTGCGGGCTACGCTGGATTCGTTTGGCATGTTTCAAGGCCATTGGCAAACCAGAACATCCCTGGATGTGACCGCTCAGGCTGAGACCACGACGCTTAGTTACCGGATTCAGAATCGGGCCATTTGGCCGCGCAGTCAGGATGCCGAGTTCACGATGGCAGGTATGGCCTTGATGCTCAAGCAACTGGCGACACCCGGCTGGAAGCCGATTGAAGTTCATTTTGAACATTCGATTGTGGGGCGAGAGCAGACCTTGGAGCGTTTTTTCCGAGCGCCTGTCATTGGCAACCAGGTTGCCAATCAGCTGGTGATGCGCAACAGCGACTTGGATCGGCAGTTTTCCCGTGCCAGCGGGTTTCAGGATACCCGGCTCAAGTCTGTGCTGGAGTGTCATTTGCTGGACCTGATGGGACCAGAGATTACGGTGACGAAAGCTGTGACAGAGCAAGTAGAGGAAGCGATTGCCCGGCGTTTGGGGCGTGCGCCGGTAGATTGCGATTCCATTGCTTTGGTTCTGGAGATGTCGGCTCGATCTTTGCGTCGACGCTTGATGGAAGAGGGGGCATCTTTTCGTAGCGTATTGCAGACCGTTCGCCAGGAGCGAGCACAAGCCATGTTGCAGTCTGCTGATCTGCCTTTGTCCGTCGTTGCCGAGCAGCTCGGTTATTCGGATACCGCGACTTTTTCGCGCGCCTTCAAAGAGTGGACGCGGGCTTCCCCGCGTCGTTTCTCCAGGCGGCAAAGCTGA
- a CDS encoding aldehyde dehydrogenase family protein translates to MKALIDHPTNWRPACIQSYVWINRYFNLTSGSPFGGMKESGIGREHCRETLSMYSELKAITVQNSVPQPGFAV, encoded by the coding sequence TTGAAGGCACTCATAGACCATCCAACGAATTGGCGCCCAGCTTGTATCCAGAGCTACGTCTGGATCAACCGTTACTTCAACCTGACGAGCGGCTCGCCCTTTGGTGGCATGAAGGAAAGCGGCATAGGACGCGAACATTGCCGTGAAACCTTGAGCATGTACTCGGAACTGAAAGCCATCACGGTGCAAAACAGCGTACCGCAACCTGGGTTTGCTGTTTGA
- a CDS encoding DUF1176 domain-containing protein — protein MSGQKQDHSAFFSVRTAAISLALCMGGAAANAAPVTFSHKDWDLRCDNTLTCRAAGYAADGEELGSTVLLTRKAGSGEPVANRVMLAHYDDPEWPKDSLPELVIAGRKAGSLSFAGDESWQMSEAQLAQFLAALKKDAVISFRGNGNTYAFSGAGSSAVLLKMDDVQGRVNTPGAILRKGKGSESTVKAPIAAPVINRAAVVDKSLRPMTAQEDALIRPVLLKVLAADEEQSCSADMLSEPWEIARLNQQFSLVGAPCWLAAYNGGAAYFVINNNMQSAPVLVSTSATDYDNGMISSSMKGRGLGDCWSYEASVWDGTDFVESERGDTGRCALIRAGGAWNIPEHVSQVIGP, from the coding sequence ATGAGCGGGCAAAAACAAGATCACAGTGCGTTTTTTTCAGTACGAACCGCCGCCATATCGCTAGCGCTTTGTATGGGAGGTGCCGCGGCTAATGCTGCGCCAGTGACGTTTTCTCATAAAGACTGGGATCTACGTTGCGATAACACGCTAACCTGCCGCGCCGCCGGTTATGCGGCTGATGGTGAAGAGCTGGGTTCAACGGTGTTATTGACGCGTAAAGCGGGCAGCGGAGAGCCGGTGGCAAATAGAGTCATGCTTGCACACTACGACGATCCCGAGTGGCCAAAAGACTCATTGCCAGAACTTGTTATTGCGGGCCGTAAAGCAGGTTCACTGAGTTTTGCGGGGGATGAGTCTTGGCAAATGAGCGAGGCACAGTTAGCCCAGTTTTTGGCAGCCTTGAAAAAAGACGCCGTAATTTCCTTTCGTGGGAATGGCAACACTTATGCGTTCTCGGGGGCAGGCTCAAGTGCTGTCTTGTTGAAAATGGATGACGTTCAAGGACGTGTCAATACGCCAGGGGCTATTCTGCGTAAAGGGAAGGGCAGCGAGTCTACGGTCAAGGCACCTATTGCTGCGCCAGTTATCAACCGTGCCGCGGTAGTGGATAAAAGCTTGCGCCCCATGACAGCGCAAGAGGACGCCTTGATAAGGCCTGTGCTGTTGAAGGTGCTTGCTGCTGATGAGGAACAATCCTGTAGTGCTGACATGCTGTCCGAGCCATGGGAAATTGCACGATTGAATCAGCAGTTCTCCCTGGTTGGCGCGCCTTGCTGGTTAGCCGCTTACAACGGTGGGGCAGCCTATTTTGTGATCAATAACAATATGCAGTCTGCTCCGGTGTTAGTGAGTACCAGCGCTACTGATTACGATAATGGAATGATCTCGTCCAGCATGAAGGGGCGGGGCTTGGGCGATTGCTGGAGTTACGAGGCATCGGTCTGGGATGGAACCGACTTTGTTGAAAGTGAACGTGGTGACACCGGGCGCTGTGCTCTGATTCGCGCTGGGGGCGCCTGGAATATTCCGGAGCATGTCAGCCAAGTGATCGGGCCGTGA
- a CDS encoding MAPEG family protein, whose translation MLGIKISLVVAAFLPWLAAICAKAGGAGFTNHEPRPWLASLSGWRGRANAAQANAFEALPFFYAAVLLALWSGADALRVQSLMISWIVLRVLYLLMYILDKATLRSLVWFLALAVNIWIVFLPVLRT comes from the coding sequence ATGCTGGGGATCAAGATCAGTTTGGTGGTAGCGGCTTTCTTGCCTTGGTTGGCGGCGATTTGTGCCAAAGCCGGAGGGGCGGGCTTTACGAATCATGAGCCGCGTCCTTGGCTGGCCAGCCTGTCGGGGTGGCGTGGACGGGCCAATGCGGCGCAGGCCAATGCATTTGAAGCGCTGCCGTTCTTTTACGCGGCGGTGTTGCTGGCCTTGTGGTCGGGGGCGGATGCCTTGCGCGTGCAAAGCCTGATGATTTCCTGGATCGTGCTGCGCGTGCTGTATTTGCTGATGTACATATTGGACAAGGCCACCTTGCGCTCGCTGGTGTGGTTCCTGGCCCTGGCCGTGAATATCTGGATTGTGTTCCTGCCCGTGTTGCGGACTTGA
- a CDS encoding AI-2E family transporter, which translates to MSTRPNLQFHTFLLLLAAVSAAFVWILLPFYGAVFWGAVLAILFTPLQRKLLAKTKGRRSLSALISLLVIILIVIIPVILISISLVQQIASLYDLMNSGQLNPGAYLQKILNALPPSVTDFAARFGLHDFASLQEKFSEFAVQGGQFLTKQALNVGQNTFQFLVSLGIMLYMLFFLLRDGVELGRHFRQLIPLSEGQKTHLFRKFTTVVRATVKGNIAVAATQGALGGVMFWFLDIQGALFWGVLMAVLSLLPAVGASLIWAPVAIYFFVSGHYVPGIILTAFGILVIGLVDNLLRPLLVGKDTKIPDYIILISTLGGLSIFGLNGFVIGPLIAAMFIACWDLFPSAVSARVEAEEQESNGR; encoded by the coding sequence ATGTCCACCCGGCCAAATCTACAATTCCATACTTTTTTGCTTTTGCTGGCCGCCGTATCCGCTGCCTTTGTCTGGATACTTCTCCCCTTTTATGGCGCCGTATTCTGGGGTGCCGTTCTGGCTATTTTGTTTACCCCCTTGCAACGCAAGCTGCTGGCTAAAACCAAAGGCCGGCGTTCTCTATCTGCACTGATCAGTTTGCTGGTCATTATTCTGATCGTCATTATTCCGGTCATCCTGATTTCCATTTCTCTGGTTCAACAAATCGCCTCTCTGTACGACTTGATGAATAGTGGGCAGCTGAATCCCGGTGCCTATTTGCAAAAAATACTGAATGCGCTACCTCCTAGCGTGACAGATTTTGCCGCCCGTTTTGGCCTGCATGACTTTGCATCCCTGCAAGAGAAGTTCTCTGAATTTGCTGTTCAAGGCGGACAGTTCCTGACCAAACAGGCTCTGAACGTAGGCCAGAACACCTTCCAGTTCCTGGTCAGCCTGGGCATCATGCTGTACATGCTGTTCTTTCTGCTGCGCGATGGCGTGGAGCTGGGCCGTCATTTCCGTCAACTGATCCCTCTGAGCGAAGGCCAGAAAACCCACCTGTTCCGCAAATTCACCACCGTGGTACGCGCCACCGTCAAAGGCAATATCGCTGTGGCGGCGACTCAAGGTGCGCTGGGCGGGGTCATGTTCTGGTTCCTGGACATTCAAGGCGCCCTGTTCTGGGGTGTGCTGATGGCTGTGCTGTCCTTGCTGCCTGCTGTGGGCGCCTCGCTGATCTGGGCTCCGGTTGCCATCTACTTCTTTGTTTCGGGCCATTACGTCCCCGGCATCATCCTGACCGCCTTCGGTATTTTGGTGATTGGCCTGGTGGACAACCTGCTGCGCCCCCTGCTGGTCGGTAAAGACACCAAAATTCCGGATTACATAATCCTTATTTCCACCCTGGGCGGCTTGTCAATTTTCGGCCTGAACGGTTTTGTGATTGGCCCGCTGATCGCTGCCATGTTCATTGCCTGCTGGGATCTGTTCCCCTCGGCGGTCAGCGCCCGTGTGGAAGCGGAAGAGCAAGAAAGCAACGGCAGATAA
- a CDS encoding Na/Pi cotransporter family protein, which translates to MLDTLFPFFGGLGLFLIGMMLLSEGLVAFAGGSLKQILLAFTGRPIKAFASGALITALAQSSTATTVTLIGFVSAGLISFTQAIGVVIGASLGNTATGWIISGLGLKVNLGFYTLPLIGLGALLKLLAPGRYKELGRALAGFGTLFLGLGMLQDGMQGLAASFSLAHMPTGGYGAHLLIMLTGLALTAVLQSSTAAIAMTLTALDAGAVSFDQAAAIVVGASIGTTLTGVLVAIGGTIYAKRTAIAYILFNVIAGLLGLLILPLFLKAMYATGSYINVPPGALGLAAFHSLFIGLGAALCLPFTQQFARWVQRLVPDRSARPQHHLDDSLLQVPALALETTQRTLEELAQRLLNLYQHSLNMSRPSTAAADLQQIETVLDQAYEFVLRIPSAADDPAVAARISALLHTIDHMHRLRSRLQNQPATDLRDSRYQQAQTLATELNTLAQQGLHGQAPADWLEQVQARAQALTELLSTVRSQLLAAPQGHDDASRTLRITDTHRWFERSSQHVWRSSYYLQLARQTQQ; encoded by the coding sequence ATGCTCGATACTCTTTTCCCCTTTTTTGGGGGACTCGGTCTATTTCTGATTGGCATGATGCTGCTGTCCGAAGGGCTAGTGGCTTTTGCGGGCGGCTCCCTCAAGCAGATCCTGCTGGCCTTTACCGGCAGACCCATCAAGGCCTTTGCATCCGGCGCCTTGATTACCGCGCTGGCCCAATCCTCTACGGCTACCACTGTCACCCTGATCGGCTTTGTCAGTGCAGGGCTTATCTCCTTCACACAAGCAATTGGCGTGGTCATCGGCGCCAGTCTGGGCAATACCGCCACCGGCTGGATCATCTCCGGCCTGGGGCTAAAAGTGAATCTGGGCTTTTACACCCTGCCCCTGATTGGGTTGGGCGCCCTGCTCAAACTACTGGCCCCCGGTCGCTATAAAGAGCTGGGCCGCGCACTGGCTGGCTTTGGCACTCTGTTTCTGGGATTGGGCATGCTGCAAGACGGCATGCAAGGGCTGGCAGCCAGCTTCAGCCTGGCTCATATGCCTACGGGCGGCTATGGCGCACATTTGCTGATCATGCTTACCGGCCTGGCCCTGACCGCCGTGCTGCAATCCTCGACCGCCGCTATCGCCATGACACTGACCGCTCTGGATGCCGGAGCGGTCAGCTTTGATCAGGCCGCCGCCATTGTTGTGGGCGCATCCATAGGCACCACTCTGACCGGCGTACTGGTTGCTATCGGTGGCACCATTTACGCCAAGCGCACGGCCATTGCCTACATTCTGTTCAACGTCATTGCCGGTTTACTGGGACTGCTGATCCTGCCCTTGTTCCTGAAAGCCATGTACGCCACAGGCTCCTACATCAACGTTCCTCCCGGCGCATTGGGTCTGGCGGCCTTTCACAGCCTGTTCATTGGCCTGGGTGCCGCCTTGTGCCTGCCCTTTACCCAGCAGTTTGCCCGCTGGGTGCAGCGCCTGGTGCCGGATCGCTCTGCCCGCCCCCAACACCACCTGGACGATAGCTTGCTGCAAGTACCGGCCCTGGCCCTGGAAACTACCCAACGCACGCTGGAAGAGCTGGCCCAGCGCCTGCTGAATCTGTATCAGCACAGTCTGAACATGAGCCGCCCCAGCACCGCGGCGGCCGACCTGCAGCAAATCGAAACCGTGCTGGATCAAGCCTACGAGTTTGTATTGCGCATCCCCAGCGCTGCTGATGATCCCGCCGTTGCCGCCCGCATCAGCGCGCTTTTACACACGATTGACCACATGCATCGTCTGCGCAGCCGCTTGCAAAACCAGCCTGCAACAGACTTGCGCGACAGCCGTTACCAGCAGGCTCAGACCCTGGCCACAGAGCTGAATACGCTGGCGCAACAAGGCTTGCACGGACAAGCCCCGGCAGACTGGCTAGAGCAGGTACAAGCCAGAGCACAGGCCCTGACCGAACTCTTGAGCACTGTTCGCAGCCAGCTTCTGGCGGCCCCGCAAGGCCATGACGACGCCTCACGCACCCTGCGTATCACGGACACCCACCGCTGGTTCGAACGCAGCAGCCAGCATGTCTGGCGTAGCAGCTACTACTTGCAGCTGGCTCGCCAAACACAACAGTAA
- a CDS encoding IrmA family protein gives MDFRKSVRLVAGAMLLGGVMAGQAQAVQMWHSDTVFANQGMCAANFTFDSQMEPVQQLKVHIQVLSKKNNKLVAEDVIEVDDFGSSSAERYATGYWHDEIACDQNLRVVVTGATAVMNGERVDLLAKDLLDVQNFVPYEISITPAGTQ, from the coding sequence GTGGATTTTCGTAAGAGCGTGAGGCTGGTCGCAGGGGCCATGCTGCTGGGTGGCGTGATGGCGGGCCAGGCACAGGCGGTGCAAATGTGGCATTCCGATACGGTCTTTGCGAATCAGGGAATGTGTGCTGCGAATTTTACTTTTGATTCCCAAATGGAGCCGGTTCAGCAGCTGAAGGTCCATATTCAGGTGCTGAGTAAAAAGAACAATAAGCTGGTGGCCGAGGATGTGATCGAGGTGGACGACTTTGGCAGTTCCAGCGCCGAACGCTATGCCACAGGCTATTGGCATGATGAAATCGCGTGCGATCAGAATTTGCGAGTGGTGGTGACGGGGGCGACAGCGGTGATGAATGGCGAGCGTGTTGATTTGCTGGCCAAGGATCTGCTGGACGTGCAGAATTTTGTTCCGTATGAGATCAGCATCACGCCTGCAGGAACCCAGTAG
- a CDS encoding porin: MKKTILAALLMPVLAVPAYAASNVTLYGVVDTGLGYEQWKGSDLKGGAEKQSRFGLYDQGWMGNRWGLMGSEDLGGGLKANFMLESGFDLSDGNMRQNRLFGRQATLGLSGESWGRVDLGRQTTVTSLYVAGVASPFGGNGYQYGVGAAFNAANTVRYDNMLAYQSPEFSGFQFGAGYSFNTNGAQKWDRSGLTGNAINSDDANVKAFSVAMRYTNGPLKAALSFDQARYGSAREQGGNLVAAESGNVSAWNLAASYKFSFATLHAAFGQSRNGYIGGSLQTEQFGPGMHKDLKVNSYALGVTVPTGKAGSVLASWTMADPRSTPRSTDDAKTQHVFSAGYLHNLSKRTNLYAIGSYARNIGYYSDLKSTVATVGITHRF; the protein is encoded by the coding sequence ATGAAAAAAACTATCTTGGCAGCCTTGTTGATGCCTGTACTGGCGGTTCCCGCCTACGCTGCATCGAACGTGACTTTGTACGGCGTGGTTGATACCGGCCTGGGCTACGAGCAGTGGAAAGGGAGCGACCTGAAAGGCGGCGCAGAAAAACAAAGCCGTTTTGGTCTGTACGATCAGGGTTGGATGGGTAACCGCTGGGGCCTGATGGGCAGCGAAGATCTGGGCGGCGGTCTGAAAGCCAACTTCATGCTGGAAAGCGGCTTTGATCTGAGCGATGGCAATATGCGCCAGAACCGCTTGTTTGGTCGTCAAGCGACCTTGGGCCTGAGTGGTGAATCCTGGGGCCGTGTGGATCTGGGTCGTCAGACCACGGTGACTTCCCTGTACGTTGCCGGTGTGGCCAGCCCCTTTGGTGGCAATGGCTACCAGTACGGCGTGGGTGCTGCATTTAATGCGGCCAACACGGTTCGTTACGACAATATGCTTGCCTACCAGAGTCCCGAGTTCTCTGGCTTCCAGTTCGGTGCGGGCTATTCTTTCAACACTAATGGCGCCCAGAAGTGGGATCGTAGCGGTTTGACTGGCAATGCCATCAACAGCGACGATGCCAACGTGAAAGCCTTTAGCGTAGCCATGCGCTACACCAATGGTCCTTTGAAAGCGGCCTTGAGCTTTGATCAGGCTCGCTATGGCTCCGCTCGCGAGCAAGGTGGCAACCTGGTTGCGGCAGAAAGCGGCAATGTCAGCGCCTGGAACCTGGCAGCCAGCTACAAATTCAGCTTTGCCACCTTGCACGCTGCTTTTGGCCAAAGCCGCAATGGTTACATCGGTGGTTCCCTGCAAACCGAACAATTTGGCCCTGGCATGCACAAGGACCTGAAGGTCAACTCTTACGCGCTGGGCGTGACCGTTCCTACCGGCAAGGCTGGCTCGGTTCTGGCTTCCTGGACCATGGCTGACCCACGTTCCACTCCACGCAGCACAGATGATGCCAAGACCCAGCACGTGTTCAGCGCTGGTTACCTGCACAATCTGTCCAAGCGCACCAATCTGTACGCTATTGGCTCCTACGCTCGCAATATCGGCTACTACAGCGATTTGAAGAGCACGGTTGCCACGGTCGGCATCACGCACCGTTTCTGA
- a CDS encoding DMT family transporter has protein sequence MQASQSSSAQRSSFLIGLALSGGGSILFSAKAVVAKLTYQYDVNALTVIGFRMLLSLPFFLAIALWQVKKVRQGKLAALTWRQKLELVVLGFLGYYLASLLDFIGLEYISAGLERLILFLSPTFVLIFSAIFLKRRILPKQWLALALAYLGVGLVFVQDLNLTGDDVLLGALCVLGSAISYAIYLIGSGELLKAIGSTRLVAYAMSFSAVYTLIHFFAVLGWQGLIQPAPVYGLSMIHAVCNTVLPTFMTMWAVERVGAPMSAQMGLIGPVSVLFLANWFLNEPITLMQLLGTAFVLSGAMVLSRR, from the coding sequence ATGCAAGCTAGTCAAAGCTCCAGTGCGCAGCGCAGTTCCTTTTTGATTGGACTGGCGTTGTCGGGGGGCGGATCCATTCTTTTCTCCGCCAAAGCGGTGGTTGCCAAGCTGACTTACCAATACGACGTCAACGCCTTGACGGTTATCGGGTTTCGAATGCTTTTGTCGCTGCCTTTCTTTCTGGCGATTGCACTATGGCAAGTGAAGAAAGTACGCCAGGGCAAGCTGGCCGCACTGACCTGGCGGCAGAAGCTGGAGCTGGTGGTGTTGGGCTTTCTGGGTTATTACCTGGCCAGCTTGCTGGACTTTATTGGTCTTGAATATATTTCGGCAGGGCTGGAGCGGCTGATTCTGTTTCTGTCGCCCACTTTTGTGCTTATTTTCTCTGCTATTTTCCTGAAGCGACGGATTCTGCCTAAGCAGTGGCTGGCCTTGGCGCTGGCGTATCTGGGGGTGGGGCTAGTCTTTGTACAGGATTTGAATCTGACCGGGGATGATGTGCTGCTGGGCGCACTTTGCGTGCTGGGCTCGGCCATTTCCTATGCCATCTACTTGATCGGTTCGGGCGAGCTGCTCAAAGCCATCGGCTCTACACGTCTGGTGGCCTATGCCATGTCTTTCTCGGCCGTCTATACCCTGATCCACTTTTTTGCCGTGCTGGGCTGGCAGGGTCTGATTCAACCCGCTCCGGTTTATGGCTTGTCCATGATTCACGCCGTCTGTAATACGGTTTTGCCGACCTTCATGACCATGTGGGCGGTGGAGCGGGTAGGTGCACCCATGAGTGCTCAGATGGGCTTGATTGGTCCAGTTTCGGTCTTGTTTCTGGCGAACTGGTTCCTGAATGAACCGATTACGCTGATGCAATTGCTGGGTACGGCCTTCGTACTTAGCGGCGCGATGGTCTTGAGCCGCCGCTAA
- a CDS encoding DUF3734 domain-containing protein codes for MNTVPTPQAQDVPAFARPSYLPPYETVALVLQGGGALGAYQAGVYEGLLEAGIEPDCLSGISIGALNTAIIAGNPPERQVERLREFWNTICEPYYGWSSPACLERALFGINDVMREAISAFNASNALVLGQRGFFRPRFPPPMQATPGVPEGASYYDTSALKDTLGRLCDFDRINDKRQRISVGAVNVGTGNFVYFDNHRTTLRAEHFMASGALPPAFAPVEIDGQYYWDGGLVSNTPLSYVLDQSPRRDTLVFQVDLWSARGPVPNNMGEVSDRLNEIRYSSRTRMVTEDMRHSQYMRHILTELLALIPEDQRKDLLPCRLAEELASNKRYNVVHLIYRNQPYEQHYKDYQFGRMTMREHWRSGLDDIRQTLIHRDKLNMPENLAGFTTYDVHRDEIEKRLANGK; via the coding sequence ATGAACACTGTTCCTACGCCACAAGCGCAAGACGTCCCCGCTTTTGCCCGCCCCTCTTATTTGCCACCTTATGAAACCGTAGCCCTGGTGCTGCAAGGCGGCGGCGCGTTAGGGGCCTATCAAGCCGGTGTCTATGAAGGTTTGCTGGAAGCGGGAATCGAGCCTGATTGCCTGTCCGGCATCTCCATTGGGGCCCTGAACACGGCGATTATTGCGGGCAATCCGCCCGAGCGACAGGTAGAACGCCTGCGAGAGTTCTGGAACACCATTTGCGAGCCCTACTATGGCTGGTCAAGCCCGGCCTGCCTGGAGCGTGCCCTCTTTGGCATCAACGATGTGATGCGCGAGGCCATCAGCGCCTTCAATGCCAGCAATGCGCTGGTCTTGGGACAGCGCGGCTTTTTTCGCCCCCGTTTTCCCCCACCGATGCAAGCCACACCGGGCGTGCCCGAGGGGGCCAGTTACTACGACACCAGCGCCCTGAAAGACACGCTGGGGCGTTTGTGCGACTTTGATCGCATCAATGACAAGCGCCAGCGCATCTCGGTAGGCGCGGTCAACGTAGGCACGGGCAACTTTGTGTACTTTGACAACCATCGCACCACCTTGCGGGCCGAGCACTTCATGGCTTCGGGCGCCCTGCCCCCGGCTTTCGCCCCTGTGGAAATTGATGGTCAGTATTACTGGGACGGTGGCCTGGTTTCCAATACGCCGCTGTCTTATGTGCTGGACCAGTCACCCCGCCGGGACACCCTGGTGTTTCAAGTGGATTTGTGGAGTGCACGCGGCCCGGTGCCCAACAATATGGGAGAAGTCAGCGACCGCCTGAACGAGATCCGCTACTCCAGCCGTACCCGTATGGTGACCGAAGACATGCGTCATTCGCAGTACATGCGCCATATCCTGACGGAGCTGCTTGCCCTGATCCCCGAAGATCAACGCAAAGACCTGCTGCCTTGCCGTCTGGCCGAAGAACTGGCCAGCAACAAGCGCTATAACGTGGTGCACCTGATTTACCGCAACCAGCCCTACGAGCAGCACTACAAGGACTATCAGTTTGGCCGCATGACCATGCGTGAACACTGGCGCAGTGGCCTGGATGATATTCGCCAGACGCTGATACACCGGGACAAGCTGAACATGCCAGAAAACCTGGCCGGCTTTACCACCTACGACGTGCACCGCGACGAAATCGAAAAACGGCTGGCCAACGGCAAGTAA
- a CDS encoding LysR family transcriptional regulator gives MNAISIRQLEVFVGIATLGTVRACAANIHLSQPAASMALAELEKQLDCPLFERTPGRMQLTSRGKQLLPHAREILERLREMQSQQEERELRGEIRIGASNTVGNYLIGDLVGQFVRQHPRVSLHVSVDNTANIINQLLEHSCDIACVEGPVNHPQLETWIWREDALVVCAAPDHPLATKTTLEKQDFAGMSWIMRERGSASRALTEQALNVLPGGHVLMELGQVEAIKQAVIAGLGLACLPQAATLDAVANQRLRILDTPFLDLKRRLSLVLHKERYRSQVLSAFADHLHSPESGSSPAEN, from the coding sequence ATGAACGCGATCAGCATCAGACAACTGGAAGTGTTTGTAGGCATTGCCACTTTGGGCACGGTGCGCGCTTGCGCGGCCAACATTCACTTGTCCCAACCGGCTGCCAGCATGGCCCTGGCCGAACTGGAAAAGCAGCTGGATTGCCCCTTGTTTGAACGCACACCCGGGCGCATGCAGCTGACCAGCCGTGGCAAGCAATTGCTGCCGCACGCGCGCGAAATTCTGGAGCGTTTGCGTGAAATGCAGAGCCAGCAGGAAGAACGCGAACTGCGCGGCGAAATCCGCATCGGGGCCAGCAATACGGTAGGCAACTACCTGATCGGGGATCTGGTGGGGCAGTTTGTACGCCAGCACCCGCGTGTCTCCCTGCATGTGTCGGTAGACAACACGGCCAACATCATCAATCAGTTGCTGGAACACAGCTGCGACATTGCCTGCGTGGAAGGCCCGGTCAACCATCCGCAACTGGAAACCTGGATCTGGCGCGAAGATGCGCTGGTCGTTTGCGCCGCCCCCGATCATCCACTGGCCACCAAGACCACTCTGGAAAAACAGGACTTTGCGGGCATGAGCTGGATCATGCGCGAACGTGGCTCGGCCTCCCGAGCGCTGACCGAACAAGCCCTGAATGTGCTGCCCGGTGGGCATGTGCTGATGGAACTGGGCCAGGTGGAGGCCATCAAGCAAGCCGTCATTGCAGGGCTGGGGCTGGCCTGCCTGCCACAGGCAGCCACGCTGGATGCTGTTGCCAATCAACGACTACGCATCCTGGACACCCCCTTTCTGGATTTGAAGCGCCGCCTGTCCCTGGTGCTGCACAAGGAACGCTACCGCAGCCAGGTCTTGAGCGCCTTTGCAGATCATTTGCACAGCCCCGAATCCGGCTCATCCCCAGCCGAAAATTGA